A single region of the Streptomyces sp. NBC_00425 genome encodes:
- a CDS encoding amino acid permease, producing the protein MSDQHLKDETRPSTPHVDAGDEGYSKSLKSRHVNMIAIGGAIGTGLFLGAGGRLADAGPSLFIAYAVCGIFAFLVVRALGELVLYRPSSGAFVSYAREFMGEKGAYTAGWMYFLNWATTGIADITAVATYTHYWGMFSDIPQWVIALIALAVVLTVNLISVKIFGELEFWFAIVKVSALVIFMCIGIFLLVTQHPVDGATPGPSLISDNGGLFPSGLLPMLLIIQGVVFAYASVELVGVAAGETENPEKIVPKAINSIMWRVGLFYVGSVVLLSMLLPWNKYTSGESPFVTVLSNVGIPAAGGVMNLVVLTAAMSSLNSGLYSTGRILRSMAISGSAPKFTSVMSRSQVPYGGILLTSGICVLGVGLNFVVPADAFEIVLNFAAIGILATWGMIMICHLLFWQKTQKGELTRPGYRLPGSPWTELVTLFFLASVLVLMYADGGAGRTTVLCLPLIAAALVAGWYAIRRNLARTSSEADA; encoded by the coding sequence GTGAGCGACCAGCACCTCAAAGACGAGACGCGACCCTCCACCCCTCACGTCGACGCCGGAGACGAGGGCTACAGCAAGTCGCTGAAGTCCCGCCACGTCAACATGATCGCCATCGGCGGGGCCATCGGCACCGGCCTGTTCCTCGGCGCCGGCGGCCGGCTCGCCGACGCCGGACCCTCCCTCTTCATCGCCTACGCGGTCTGCGGGATCTTCGCCTTCCTCGTCGTGCGCGCCCTGGGCGAACTCGTCCTGTACCGCCCCTCGTCCGGCGCCTTCGTGTCCTACGCCCGTGAGTTCATGGGTGAGAAGGGCGCATACACGGCCGGCTGGATGTACTTCCTGAACTGGGCCACCACCGGCATCGCCGACATCACCGCGGTCGCCACCTACACCCACTACTGGGGCATGTTCTCCGACATACCCCAGTGGGTGATCGCGCTCATCGCCCTGGCCGTGGTCCTCACCGTGAACCTGATCTCCGTGAAGATCTTCGGCGAACTGGAGTTCTGGTTCGCCATCGTCAAGGTCAGCGCCCTGGTGATCTTCATGTGCATCGGGATCTTCCTGCTGGTCACCCAGCACCCGGTGGACGGCGCCACCCCCGGCCCCTCGCTCATCAGCGACAACGGCGGCCTCTTTCCCAGCGGCCTGCTGCCCATGCTGCTGATCATTCAGGGCGTCGTCTTCGCCTACGCCTCCGTCGAACTGGTCGGCGTCGCCGCCGGCGAGACCGAGAACCCCGAGAAGATCGTGCCGAAGGCGATCAACTCGATCATGTGGCGGGTGGGTCTGTTCTACGTCGGCTCGGTGGTCCTGCTGTCGATGCTGCTGCCGTGGAACAAGTACACCTCCGGCGAGAGCCCCTTCGTGACGGTCCTGTCCAACGTCGGCATCCCGGCGGCGGGCGGGGTCATGAACCTCGTCGTCCTCACCGCGGCCATGTCCTCGCTCAACTCCGGCCTGTACTCCACCGGCCGCATCCTGCGCTCCATGGCGATATCGGGCTCCGCGCCGAAGTTCACCTCGGTCATGAGCCGCAGCCAGGTCCCCTACGGCGGCATTCTCCTCACCAGCGGCATCTGCGTCCTCGGTGTGGGCCTGAACTTCGTCGTCCCGGCGGACGCCTTCGAGATCGTCCTCAACTTCGCGGCGATCGGCATCCTCGCCACCTGGGGCATGATCATGATCTGTCACCTCCTCTTCTGGCAGAAGACCCAGAAGGGCGAGCTGACCCGCCCCGGCTACCGGCTGCCGGGCTCCCCCTGGACCGAACTCGTGACGCTGTTCTTCCTCGCCTCGGTCCTGGTCCTCATGTACGCCGACGGCGGCGCCGGACGCACCACCGTGCTGTGCCTGCCGCTGATCGCCGCGGCCCTGGTCGCCGGGTGGTACGCCATCCGCCGCAACCTCGCCCGCACCTCGTCCGAGGCCGACGCGTGA
- a CDS encoding asparaginase — protein sequence MYSSSLADAPVIREPLHAPVAHLVRGGVTEGVHYGSVVVLGADGAVELQLGDVEAAFYPRSALKPVQAVAMVRAGLPLDGELLSLAAASHSGEERHLAGTRRILELAGVTEDDLRNVEDLPYAPAVRDDWIREGREPSRLAQNCSGKHAAMLYTCKLNGWSLDGYLDPAHPLQQAIAEIVEDLTGQRIARVTVDGCGAPLFSVSLHGLARAVSRVTASAPGTPEARVADAMRAHAEMASGAGRDVAALMHAVPGLLAKDGFEGVEVAALPDGRAVAVKISDGANRARVPVTAAALVRAGVDPRLLTEFAGEPLLGGGRPVGGLRPVRALDPVTVRACA from the coding sequence ATGTACAGCAGTTCCCTCGCCGACGCACCCGTGATCCGCGAACCCCTCCACGCGCCCGTCGCCCACCTGGTCCGCGGCGGGGTGACCGAGGGCGTCCACTACGGCTCCGTCGTCGTCCTCGGCGCGGACGGCGCCGTCGAGCTCCAGCTCGGCGACGTCGAGGCCGCCTTCTACCCGCGCTCGGCGCTCAAACCCGTCCAGGCCGTCGCCATGGTCCGGGCCGGGCTGCCGCTCGACGGCGAGCTCCTCTCGCTCGCGGCGGCCAGCCACTCCGGCGAGGAACGCCACCTCGCCGGGACCCGGCGCATCCTCGAACTCGCGGGCGTCACGGAGGACGACCTGCGCAACGTCGAGGACCTGCCGTACGCCCCGGCAGTCCGCGACGACTGGATACGCGAGGGCCGCGAGCCCTCCCGCCTGGCCCAGAACTGCTCCGGCAAGCACGCGGCCATGCTCTACACCTGCAAGCTCAACGGCTGGTCCCTCGACGGCTACCTCGACCCGGCGCACCCGCTCCAGCAGGCGATCGCCGAGATCGTCGAGGACCTCACCGGGCAGCGCATCGCCCGGGTCACCGTCGACGGATGCGGCGCCCCCCTGTTCTCCGTCTCCCTGCACGGCCTCGCCCGGGCCGTCTCCCGCGTCACCGCCTCCGCACCCGGCACCCCCGAGGCGCGCGTGGCCGACGCGATGCGCGCCCACGCCGAGATGGCCTCCGGCGCCGGCCGGGACGTCGCGGCCCTGATGCACGCCGTGCCCGGGCTGCTCGCCAAGGACGGCTTCGAGGGCGTCGAGGTCGCCGCGCTTCCCGACGGCCGCGCCGTCGCCGTCAAGATCTCCGACGGCGCGAACCGCGCCCGCGTCCCCGTCACCGCGGCGGCCCTCGTCCGGGCCGGCGTCGACCCGCGCCTGCTCACGGAGTTCGCGGGCGAGCCCCTCCTCGGCGGCGGCCGGCCTGTGGGCGGCCTGCGACCCGTCCGGGCGCTGGACCCGGTCACCGTGCGGGCCTGCGCCTGA
- the aspA gene encoding aspartate ammonia-lyase: MTTAVTRSEHDLLGDRDVPAEVYWGVHTLRAIENFPITGTPISAHPHLVDALAAVKEAAALANEELGLLEPEKAAAIVAACREIRTGRLHDQFVVDVVQGGAGTSTNMNANEVIANRALELLGHAKGEYRFLHPNEHVNLGQSTNDVYPTAVKVATVFAVRGLLDAMAVLQDSYARKAVEFRDVLKMGRTQLQDAVPMTLGQEFSAYAVMTDEDRSRLAEAVELIHEINLGATAIGTGLNAPAGYAESARSHLAKITGLPLVTAANLVEATQDCGAFVQMSGVLKRIAVKLSKSCNDLRLLSSGPRAGLGEINLPPVQAGSSIMPGKVNPVIPEVVNQVAFEVIGNDVTITMAAEAGQLQLNAFEPIILHSLSESITHLRAACLTLAERCVDGITANTEALRASVENSIGLVTALNPHIGYTAATEIAKEALVTGRGVAELVLEKGLLPAERLAGLLRPEVLAGSGHALA, encoded by the coding sequence ATGACCACCGCCGTCACCCGCAGCGAACACGACCTGCTCGGAGACCGGGACGTCCCCGCCGAGGTCTACTGGGGCGTGCACACCCTGCGCGCCATCGAGAACTTCCCCATCACCGGCACGCCGATCTCGGCCCACCCGCATCTCGTCGACGCCCTCGCCGCCGTCAAGGAGGCCGCCGCCCTCGCGAACGAGGAGCTGGGTCTGCTGGAGCCGGAGAAGGCGGCCGCCATCGTCGCCGCCTGCCGCGAGATCCGCACGGGCCGGCTGCACGACCAGTTCGTCGTGGACGTCGTCCAGGGCGGCGCGGGCACCTCGACCAACATGAACGCCAACGAGGTGATCGCCAACCGGGCACTGGAGCTGCTGGGCCACGCGAAGGGGGAGTACCGGTTCCTGCACCCCAACGAGCACGTCAACCTCGGCCAGTCCACCAACGACGTGTACCCGACCGCCGTCAAGGTGGCGACGGTGTTCGCGGTGCGCGGACTGCTCGACGCGATGGCCGTGCTGCAGGACTCCTACGCCCGCAAGGCCGTCGAGTTCCGCGACGTGCTCAAAATGGGCCGGACCCAGCTGCAGGACGCGGTGCCGATGACGCTCGGCCAGGAGTTCTCCGCGTACGCCGTCATGACGGACGAGGACCGCAGCCGTCTCGCCGAGGCCGTCGAGCTGATCCACGAGATCAACCTGGGCGCGACCGCGATCGGCACCGGCCTCAACGCGCCCGCCGGCTACGCGGAGTCGGCCCGCAGCCACCTCGCGAAGATCACGGGGCTGCCGCTGGTGACCGCCGCGAACCTGGTCGAGGCCACCCAGGACTGCGGCGCGTTCGTACAGATGTCCGGCGTCCTGAAGCGGATCGCCGTCAAGCTCTCGAAGAGCTGCAACGACCTGCGGCTGCTGTCCTCCGGGCCGCGCGCGGGCCTCGGGGAGATCAACCTGCCGCCGGTGCAGGCGGGTTCGTCGATCATGCCCGGCAAGGTCAACCCGGTGATCCCGGAGGTCGTCAACCAGGTCGCCTTCGAGGTGATCGGCAACGACGTCACCATCACCATGGCCGCCGAGGCGGGACAGCTCCAGCTCAACGCCTTCGAGCCGATCATCCTGCACTCCCTGTCGGAGAGCATCACCCACCTGCGCGCCGCCTGCCTCACCCTCGCCGAGCGCTGTGTCGACGGCATCACCGCCAACACCGAGGCGCTGCGCGCGAGCGTGGAGAACTCCATCGGCCTGGTGACCGCCCTCAACCCGCACATCGGCTACACGGCGGCCACCGAGATCGCCAAGGAGGCCCTCGTCACCGGCCGCGGCGTCGCCGAACTCGTCCTGGAGAAGGGACTGCTGCCCGCAGAACGCCTGGCCGGTCTGCTGCGCCCCGAGGTGCTGGCGGGCAGCGGGCACGCGCTGGCCTGA
- a CDS encoding glutaminase, producing MVIMTTTSSLAFQPVLERIAEEIERTPGRGRPADYIPALAACDPRRFGMAVAEPDGTVYGVGDWREPFSTQSLTKVFTLALGLAREGDELWEHVGREPSGNPFNSLVQLEYEGGIPRNPFINAGALVVTDRLHTRSGDASQELLEFLRVESGNPGLDFDEEIAASEAAHGHRNAALAHFMASYGNIDNEVPVLLDQYFRQCSLTASCADLALATGFLARHGVRADGARLLTRSQAKQVNAVMLTCGTYDAAGEFAYRVGLPGKSGVGGGIIAVVPGRCTLCVWSPGLDEHGNSVAGVAALDRFTTLTGLSVF from the coding sequence ATGGTGATCATGACAACGACGTCGTCCCTCGCCTTCCAGCCGGTTCTGGAGCGCATCGCCGAGGAGATAGAGCGCACCCCCGGCCGGGGCCGGCCCGCCGACTACATCCCGGCGCTCGCCGCCTGCGACCCGCGCCGCTTCGGCATGGCCGTGGCGGAGCCGGACGGCACGGTGTACGGCGTGGGGGACTGGCGGGAGCCGTTCTCCACGCAGTCCCTCACCAAGGTCTTCACGCTCGCGCTCGGTCTCGCCCGGGAGGGCGACGAACTCTGGGAGCACGTGGGCCGGGAGCCCTCGGGCAACCCCTTCAACTCCCTGGTGCAACTGGAGTACGAGGGAGGCATCCCGCGCAACCCGTTCATCAACGCGGGCGCGCTGGTCGTCACCGACCGCCTGCACACCCGCAGCGGAGACGCGTCCCAAGAGCTGCTGGAGTTCCTGCGCGTCGAGAGCGGCAACCCCGGGCTCGACTTCGACGAGGAGATCGCCGCCTCCGAGGCCGCGCACGGCCACCGCAACGCCGCCCTCGCCCACTTCATGGCGTCGTACGGCAACATCGACAACGAGGTGCCGGTCCTGCTCGACCAGTACTTCCGGCAGTGCTCCCTCACCGCCTCCTGCGCCGACCTCGCCCTGGCGACCGGCTTCCTCGCCCGGCACGGCGTGCGTGCCGACGGCGCCCGGCTGCTCACCCGGAGCCAGGCCAAACAGGTCAACGCGGTGATGCTGACCTGCGGGACGTACGACGCCGCCGGTGAGTTCGCCTACCGGGTCGGCCTGCCCGGCAAGAGCGGCGTCGGCGGCGGCATCATCGCCGTCGTGCCGGGCCGCTGCACGCTGTGTGTGTGGAGTCCGGGCCTGGACGAGCACGGCAACTCGGTGGCGGGAGTGGCCGCGCTCGACCGGTTCACGACGCTCACGGGACTGTCCGTGTTCTGA
- a CDS encoding D-alanyl-D-alanine carboxypeptidase family protein: MTIGFSSRVALSAGVFCAAGALALGPVAAVAPATAAPGPPGSPGPAPAAAGAPGGAGAAGLPAARAQASRTAVLYRSGVQVRPRDGVPDVPDVSALSWLVADADTGEVLAASHAHRRLPPASTLKTLFALTVLPTLPAGLRHRVSEEELAGIGPGSSLVGVAEGQTYTVADLWRGVFLNSGNDAVHVLASLNGGWSATTARMQEKARSLGALDTHVRSPDGYDTPGQVSSAYDLAVFGRAGLRNADFARYCGTAEAAFPGGEGWSYGIANTNRLLTGHDGVEPYPGLIGIKNGYTSNAGNTLVAAARRDGRTLVVTVMNPQAGGGHAVYEEARDLLDWGFEAAGRVEPVGSLDALRPPASPVAGPQAASTRTPTRTPPRTSTANPGPPSARTSTPSPAGTRTATAASVAAADPPRRPGWPTAAAEIAGAAVLGGAAVALVLRVARRRFTRD; the protein is encoded by the coding sequence ATGACGATCGGATTCTCCTCCCGGGTCGCTCTCTCGGCCGGCGTGTTCTGTGCGGCAGGCGCCCTGGCGCTCGGTCCCGTCGCCGCCGTCGCCCCGGCCACGGCGGCCCCCGGCCCGCCCGGCTCCCCCGGCCCGGCCCCCGCAGCCGCCGGCGCCCCCGGCGGCGCCGGCGCCGCCGGGCTCCCCGCCGCACGCGCGCAGGCGTCGCGGACGGCGGTGCTGTACCGCTCCGGCGTCCAGGTGAGGCCGCGCGACGGCGTGCCCGACGTGCCGGACGTCTCCGCGCTGTCCTGGCTGGTCGCGGACGCCGACACCGGCGAGGTGCTCGCCGCGTCCCACGCCCACCGCAGGCTGCCGCCCGCCAGCACGCTCAAGACGCTGTTCGCCCTCACGGTGCTGCCGACGCTGCCCGCCGGCCTGCGGCACCGGGTCTCCGAGGAGGAACTCGCGGGCATCGGGCCGGGGAGCAGCCTGGTCGGGGTCGCCGAGGGGCAGACGTACACCGTCGCCGACCTGTGGCGCGGGGTGTTCCTCAACTCGGGCAACGACGCCGTGCACGTGCTGGCGTCCCTCAACGGCGGCTGGAGCGCGACCACCGCCCGCATGCAGGAGAAGGCCCGCTCCCTCGGCGCACTGGACACCCACGTCCGCTCGCCCGACGGATACGACACACCCGGCCAGGTGTCCTCCGCGTACGACCTGGCGGTGTTCGGCCGGGCCGGGCTGCGCAACGCCGACTTCGCCCGCTACTGCGGCACGGCGGAGGCCGCGTTCCCCGGCGGCGAAGGATGGTCGTACGGCATCGCCAACACCAACCGGCTGCTCACCGGACACGACGGCGTCGAACCGTACCCCGGGCTGATCGGGATCAAGAACGGCTACACCAGCAACGCCGGCAACACCCTGGTGGCCGCCGCCCGCCGGGACGGGCGCACCCTCGTGGTGACGGTGATGAACCCTCAGGCGGGCGGCGGGCACGCCGTCTACGAGGAGGCCCGGGACCTGCTCGACTGGGGGTTCGAGGCGGCCGGCCGTGTCGAGCCGGTCGGCTCGCTCGACGCACTGCGCCCCCCGGCGTCTCCCGTCGCGGGACCGCAGGCGGCGTCCACCCGGACTCCCACCCGCACTCCGCCGCGGACCTCCACGGCGAATCCGGGCCCCCCGTCGGCACGGACGTCCACGCCGTCCCCGGCGGGGACACGGACGGCGACGGCAGCCTCGGTCGCCGCCGCCGATCCGCCACGGCGTCCCGGATGGCCGACGGCGGCCGCGGAGATCGCCGGCGCGGCCGTCCTCGGCGGTGCGGCGGTGGCGCTGGTGCTGCGGGTCGCGCGCCGCCGGTTCACCCGCGACTGA